From a region of the Pseudomonadaceae bacterium SI-3 genome:
- a CDS encoding copper transporter yields the protein MRHLLFLHLLGASVWVGGHLVLLFSVLPGALRRGDVQPVRAFEQLYERVGIPALLLQIATGIWLAGQWLPHAQWFGDSPIAHLVQAKLVLLVFTAALGVHARLAIIPKLDAQRLPQLGVHIVLITLTAVAFVWVGSGFRFGGLF from the coding sequence ATGCGCCATTTGTTGTTTCTGCACCTGCTAGGTGCCAGCGTCTGGGTAGGCGGCCACCTGGTTTTGCTGTTCAGCGTGCTGCCCGGGGCTCTGCGCCGGGGTGATGTGCAGCCGGTGCGGGCTTTTGAGCAGCTCTATGAGCGGGTCGGAATCCCGGCCTTGCTGTTACAGATTGCCACCGGCATATGGCTGGCAGGGCAGTGGTTGCCGCACGCGCAATGGTTCGGCGACTCGCCAATCGCTCATCTGGTTCAGGCCAAGCTGGTGCTGCTGGTTTTCACCGCAGCGCTGGGTGTACATGCAAGGCTGGCGATAATCCCGAAGCTCGATGCGCAGCGCTTGCCGCAACTGGGTGTGCATATCGTGCTGATCACACTGACAGCGGTGGCCTTCGTCTGGGTTGGGTCTGGCTTTAGATTCGGCGGGTTGTTCTAA
- the glyA gene encoding serine hydroxymethyltransferase (catalyzes the reaction of glycine with 5,10-methylenetetrahydrofolate to form L-serine and tetrahydrofolate) yields the protein MFSRDLTLARFDADLFAAMEQEAKRQEDHIELIASENYTSPAVMEAQGSVLTNKYAEGYPGKRYYGGCEYVDVVEQLAIDRAKELFGADYANVQPHAGSQANSAVYLALLQAGDTILGMSLAHGGHLTHGASVSSSGKLYNAVQYGINDQGLIDYDEVERLALEHKPKMVVAGFSAYSQKLDFARFREIADKVGAYLFVDMAHVAGLVAAGVYPNPVPFADVVTTTTHKTLRGPRGGLILARANAEIEKKLNSAVFPGAQGGPLEHVIAAKAVCFKEALQPEFKTYQQQVVKNAQAMAEVFIQRGFDVVSGGTQNHLFLLSLIKQDITGKDADAALGNAHITVNKNSVPNDPRSPFVTSGLRIGTPAVTTRGFGETECRDLAGWICDILDHMGDESVIEAVRAKVEAVCAKFPVYGQ from the coding sequence ATGTTCAGCCGTGATTTGACCCTCGCCCGTTTCGACGCCGATCTCTTCGCTGCCATGGAGCAGGAAGCCAAGCGTCAGGAAGACCACATCGAGCTGATCGCCTCGGAGAACTACACCAGCCCCGCGGTGATGGAGGCCCAGGGTTCGGTACTGACCAACAAGTACGCAGAAGGCTATCCGGGCAAGCGCTACTACGGCGGTTGCGAGTACGTCGATGTGGTCGAGCAGCTGGCCATTGACCGCGCCAAGGAACTGTTCGGCGCCGACTACGCCAACGTCCAGCCGCATGCCGGCTCCCAGGCCAACAGCGCCGTCTACCTCGCCCTCTTGCAGGCCGGTGACACCATTCTGGGCATGAGCCTGGCCCACGGTGGTCACCTGACGCACGGCGCCAGCGTGTCCTCCTCCGGCAAGCTGTACAACGCCGTGCAGTACGGCATCAACGACCAGGGCCTGATCGACTATGACGAAGTCGAGCGCCTAGCCCTCGAGCACAAGCCGAAGATGGTTGTCGCTGGTTTCTCTGCCTACTCGCAGAAACTGGATTTCGCCCGTTTCCGCGAGATCGCCGACAAGGTCGGTGCCTACCTGTTCGTCGACATGGCCCACGTAGCTGGTCTGGTTGCTGCTGGTGTCTACCCGAACCCGGTGCCGTTCGCCGACGTAGTGACCACTACTACTCACAAGACCCTGCGCGGCCCACGCGGTGGTCTGATCCTGGCCCGCGCCAATGCCGAGATCGAGAAGAAGCTGAACTCTGCAGTGTTCCCAGGCGCCCAGGGCGGCCCGCTGGAGCACGTCATCGCCGCCAAGGCGGTATGCTTCAAGGAAGCGCTGCAACCTGAGTTCAAGACCTACCAGCAGCAGGTTGTGAAGAATGCCCAGGCCATGGCCGAGGTGTTCATTCAGCGCGGCTTCGACGTGGTTTCTGGTGGTACCCAGAATCACCTGTTCCTGCTCAGCCTGATCAAGCAGGACATCACCGGTAAGGACGCGGATGCTGCGCTGGGCAACGCGCACATCACCGTGAACAAGAACAGCGTACCGAACGACCCGCGTTCGCCGTTCGTGACCTCCGGCCTGCGCATCGGTACTCCGGCCGTCACCACCCGCGGTTTCGGCGAAACCGAGTGCCGCGATCTGGCTGGCTGGATCTGCGACATCCTCGACCACATGGGCGATGAGTCGGTAATCGAAGCAGTTCGTGCCAAGGTCGAGGCGGTCTGCGCCAAGTTCCCGGTCTACGGTCAGTAA
- a CDS encoding energy-dependent translational throttle protein EttA, whose protein sequence is MAQYVYTMHRLGKVVPPKREILKNISLSFFPGAKIGVLGLNGSGKSTLLKIMAGVDKEFDGEARAMPELNVGYLPQEPELDPNKTVREVVEEAVSSIKDAQARLDEVYAAYAEPDADFDKLAAEQAKLEAILQASDGHNLERQLEVAADALRLPPWDAKVEHLSGGEKRRVALCRLLLSAPDMLLLDEPTNHLDADSVAWLEHFLHDFTGTVVAITHDRYFLDNVAGWILELDRGQGIPYEGNYSGWLEAKSNRLAQESKQQSAHEKAMKEELEWVRKGAKARQSKSKARLQRFEEMQSQEFQKRSETNEIYIPAGARLGDKVIDFHNVTKGYGDRVLIDDLSFSMPKGAIVGVIGGNGAGKSTLFRMIMGKEQPDSGSIEIGDTVQVACVDQSRDDLDGSKSVWEAVSDGADMIRIGNYEVPSRTYVGRFNFKGGDQQKFVKDLSGGERGRLHLALTLKEGANVLLLDEPSNDLDVETLRSLEEALLDFPGAAIVISHDRWFLDRVATHILSYEDDGSIVFFEGNYTEYEADRKKRLGDAASQPHRVKYKKLAQ, encoded by the coding sequence ATGGCTCAATACGTCTACACCATGCATCGGCTTGGCAAAGTCGTTCCACCGAAGCGTGAAATCCTCAAGAACATTTCCTTGTCCTTCTTTCCCGGCGCCAAGATCGGTGTGCTGGGTCTCAACGGTTCGGGCAAGTCCACCCTGCTGAAGATCATGGCTGGGGTCGATAAAGAGTTCGACGGCGAAGCGCGGGCGATGCCTGAGCTGAATGTCGGCTACCTGCCGCAGGAGCCGGAGCTCGACCCGAACAAGACGGTTCGCGAAGTCGTGGAAGAAGCCGTCAGCAGCATCAAGGATGCCCAGGCGCGCCTGGACGAAGTCTACGCCGCCTACGCTGAGCCGGATGCCGATTTCGACAAGCTGGCTGCCGAGCAAGCCAAGCTCGAAGCGATTCTGCAGGCCAGCGACGGTCACAACCTCGAGCGCCAGCTGGAAGTCGCCGCCGACGCCCTGCGCCTGCCGCCATGGGACGCCAAGGTCGAGCACCTGTCCGGCGGTGAAAAGCGCCGCGTGGCGCTGTGCCGTCTGTTGCTCTCAGCACCCGACATGCTGCTGCTGGACGAACCAACCAACCACCTGGACGCCGATTCAGTGGCCTGGCTGGAGCACTTCCTCCATGACTTCACCGGCACCGTCGTCGCGATCACCCACGATCGCTACTTCCTGGACAACGTCGCCGGCTGGATCCTCGAACTCGACCGCGGCCAGGGCATCCCCTACGAGGGCAACTACTCCGGCTGGCTGGAAGCCAAATCCAACCGCCTGGCGCAGGAATCCAAGCAGCAGTCGGCCCATGAAAAGGCCATGAAGGAAGAACTGGAGTGGGTGCGCAAAGGCGCCAAGGCCCGCCAATCCAAGTCCAAGGCACGCTTGCAGCGCTTCGAGGAAATGCAGTCGCAGGAATTCCAGAAGCGCAGCGAAACCAACGAAATCTACATTCCGGCCGGCGCGCGCCTGGGTGACAAGGTCATCGACTTCCACAATGTGACCAAGGGTTACGGCGACCGCGTACTGATCGACGACCTTTCCTTCAGCATGCCCAAGGGCGCCATTGTTGGCGTGATTGGCGGCAACGGTGCGGGCAAGTCGACGCTGTTCCGCATGATCATGGGCAAGGAGCAGCCGGATTCGGGCAGCATCGAGATCGGCGATACCGTGCAGGTCGCCTGTGTCGATCAGAGCCGCGATGACCTGGACGGCAGCAAATCCGTATGGGAAGCAGTGTCTGACGGCGCCGACATGATCCGTATCGGCAACTACGAAGTTCCGTCACGCACCTACGTGGGGCGTTTCAACTTCAAGGGCGGTGACCAGCAGAAGTTCGTCAAGGATCTCTCCGGCGGTGAGCGCGGTCGCTTGCACCTGGCGCTGACGCTGAAAGAAGGCGCCAACGTACTGCTACTCGACGAACCCTCCAACGACCTCGACGTGGAAACCTTGCGTTCACTCGAAGAAGCGCTGCTGGATTTCCCCGGCGCCGCCATCGTGATCTCCCACGATCGCTGGTTCCTCGACCGCGTCGCCACACACATCCTTTCCTATGAGGATGACGGCAGCATCGTATTCTTCGAGGGCAACTACACCGAGTACGAAGCCGATCGCAAGAAGCGCCTCGGCGACGCAGCCTCCCAGCCGCATCGGGTGAAATACAAGAAGCTTGCCCAGTAG
- a CDS encoding DNA repair protein RadA codes for MAKAKRMYGCTECGSTFPKWAGQCGDCGAWNTLVETIIDGAAPPSGRAGWAGEQANIRTLAEVSVEEVPRFSTASGELDRVLGGGLVDGSVVLIGGDPGIGKSTILLQTLCNIARQFPALYVTGEESQQQVAMRARRLDLPQDQLKVMTETCIESIIATARLEKPKVMVIDSIQTIFTEQLQSAPGGVAQVRESAALLVRYAKQSGTAIFLVGHVTKEGALAGPRVLEHMVDTVLYFEGESDGRLRLLRAVKNRFGAVNELGVFGMTDKGLKEVTNPSAIFLTRAQEAVPGSVVMATWEGTRPMLVEVQALVDTSHMANPRRVTLGLDQNRLAMLLAVLHRHGGIPTYDQDVFINVVGGVKVLETASDLALMAAVISSLRNRPLDTDLLVFGEVGLSGEIRPVPSGQERLKEAAKHGFKRAIVPKGNAPKEAPAGLQVIAVTRLEQALDALFE; via the coding sequence ATGGCCAAGGCCAAGCGCATGTATGGCTGTACCGAATGCGGCTCGACCTTTCCCAAATGGGCCGGTCAATGTGGTGACTGCGGCGCCTGGAACACGCTGGTGGAGACCATTATCGATGGCGCAGCCCCACCATCGGGCCGCGCAGGCTGGGCTGGGGAGCAAGCCAACATCCGAACGCTGGCCGAAGTCAGCGTCGAGGAAGTACCACGTTTCTCCACCGCCTCCGGTGAGCTGGACCGTGTGCTCGGCGGTGGCCTGGTGGACGGTTCGGTGGTGCTGATCGGCGGTGATCCTGGCATCGGTAAGTCGACCATCCTGCTGCAGACGTTGTGCAACATTGCCCGACAGTTTCCCGCGCTCTATGTCACCGGTGAAGAATCCCAGCAGCAGGTGGCCATGCGTGCTCGTCGCCTGGACCTGCCGCAGGACCAACTCAAGGTCATGACCGAAACCTGCATCGAATCAATCATTGCTACTGCGCGGCTGGAAAAGCCGAAGGTGATGGTCATCGATTCGATCCAGACCATTTTCACCGAGCAGCTGCAGTCGGCACCGGGTGGCGTCGCCCAGGTACGGGAAAGCGCGGCGCTGCTGGTGCGCTATGCCAAGCAGAGTGGTACAGCGATTTTCCTCGTCGGTCACGTTACCAAGGAGGGCGCACTCGCGGGTCCGCGCGTGCTGGAACATATGGTCGACACGGTGCTGTACTTCGAAGGCGAGTCGGACGGCCGCTTGCGGCTGCTGCGCGCCGTGAAGAACCGCTTCGGTGCGGTCAACGAGCTGGGCGTGTTCGGCATGACGGATAAGGGGCTGAAGGAAGTTACCAACCCTTCTGCGATCTTCCTTACCCGCGCGCAGGAAGCGGTGCCTGGTAGCGTGGTCATGGCAACGTGGGAAGGCACCCGGCCGATGCTGGTGGAAGTGCAAGCGCTGGTCGATACCAGCCACATGGCCAATCCCCGGCGCGTTACCCTCGGCCTGGATCAGAATCGTCTGGCCATGCTGCTGGCCGTCCTGCATCGCCACGGCGGCATTCCGACCTACGACCAGGACGTGTTCATCAACGTGGTCGGCGGCGTGAAGGTGCTGGAAACGGCCTCAGACCTGGCGCTGATGGCGGCGGTGATATCCAGCTTGCGCAACCGCCCGCTGGATACCGACTTGTTGGTGTTTGGCGAGGTCGGTCTGTCCGGGGAGATCCGTCCGGTGCCAAGCGGCCAGGAGCGACTGAAGGAAGCCGCCAAGCATGGTTTCAAGCGCGCCATCGTGCCCAAGGGCAACGCACCGAAGGAGGCGCCGGCCGGGCTACAAGTAATTGCCGTGACACGGCTTGAGCAGGCCCTGGACGCGCTATTCGAGTAA
- a CDS encoding PilZ domain-containing protein, with product MIETTSDRRRFQRFEFDAETELVQGQRRWPVQLHDLSLRGLLVHRPAGWDADPSQPFEVRIRLSDDAEVRMEVEMTRGDGELVGLVCRHIDVDSISHLRRLVELNLGDEALLERELAALGEPR from the coding sequence ATGATCGAGACAACCAGCGACCGCCGGCGCTTTCAGCGCTTTGAATTCGATGCCGAAACGGAGCTGGTGCAGGGCCAGCGTCGCTGGCCTGTCCAGCTGCACGATCTTTCCCTGAGGGGCTTGTTGGTGCACCGCCCGGCTGGCTGGGATGCGGATCCCTCCCAGCCGTTCGAAGTCCGCATTCGGCTCTCGGATGACGCCGAGGTGCGTATGGAAGTAGAGATGACTCGTGGCGACGGTGAGTTGGTCGGGCTGGTCTGCCGGCATATCGATGTCGACTCGATCAGCCACCTACGGCGGTTGGTCGAACTCAACCTGGGCGACGAAGCGCTGCTCGAACGTGAGCTGGCAGCGCTTGGCGAGCCGCGATAG
- a CDS encoding histidine kinase yields MQLKHKIAALSILPLLLAVAVVCALVLFQNQRLGEQQAKLIESSILASKQAELKNYVEMALSTIAPFYGSGLNDEETKQKVLAALGRFSFGSDGYFFVYDRSGRNLMHPRQSELVGKDLWNMTDPNGLPVIQALMRSAETGTGFQRYAWQKPSTGQFAAKLAYVVMLERWGWMLGTGIYLEDVDEAILQVREEVASGIYTTMLAIAGVALVAVLLVFASGLTLNVSERRLADRKLQLLTQRIVSLQEEERSRVSRELHDGISQLLVSIKFQFELASHELASGNPNALATLDRGTERLAGAIGEVRRISHDLHPSLLDTLGLSAAVGQLVAEFEQRSGLKMLYSNDLGENDPDDSVAVALFRVLQEALANIERHAAAQSVHINLDGDDASVRLRVRDDGVGFNPRHLDSIKGGGIGLRNIRERVEHFGGRFSLLSESGGTELDVTLPARAG; encoded by the coding sequence ATGCAGCTCAAGCACAAGATTGCCGCGCTCAGCATCCTGCCCCTGCTATTGGCTGTGGCGGTGGTCTGCGCGCTGGTGCTGTTCCAGAACCAGCGGCTCGGCGAGCAGCAGGCGAAGCTGATCGAAAGCAGCATCCTGGCGAGCAAGCAGGCCGAGCTGAAGAACTACGTCGAGATGGCCTTGAGCACCATCGCGCCGTTCTATGGCAGCGGTCTGAACGATGAGGAGACCAAACAGAAGGTGCTCGCTGCTTTGGGGCGCTTCAGTTTCGGCAGCGATGGCTACTTCTTCGTCTACGATCGCAGCGGGCGCAACCTGATGCATCCGCGCCAGAGCGAGCTGGTCGGCAAGGATCTGTGGAACATGACCGATCCTAACGGTTTGCCAGTGATCCAGGCGTTGATGCGCAGTGCCGAGACAGGTACCGGATTCCAGCGCTACGCCTGGCAGAAGCCGTCGACCGGACAGTTCGCCGCGAAGCTGGCCTATGTAGTGATGCTGGAGCGTTGGGGTTGGATGCTGGGCACCGGCATCTATCTCGAGGACGTAGATGAGGCGATTCTGCAGGTGCGCGAAGAGGTCGCCAGTGGCATCTACACCACCATGCTGGCCATCGCCGGCGTCGCGCTCGTCGCGGTGTTGCTGGTCTTCGCCAGTGGCCTGACGCTCAATGTCAGCGAACGACGACTGGCCGACCGCAAGCTGCAGTTACTGACCCAGCGCATTGTCAGCTTGCAGGAAGAAGAGCGTTCTCGTGTTTCTCGCGAACTGCATGACGGCATCAGTCAGCTACTGGTGTCGATCAAGTTCCAGTTTGAACTGGCCAGTCACGAGCTCGCCAGCGGCAATCCCAATGCGCTGGCAACTCTGGATCGCGGTACCGAGCGGCTGGCGGGGGCGATTGGCGAGGTGCGGCGCATCTCCCATGATCTGCATCCATCGCTGCTCGACACGCTGGGCCTGTCGGCGGCTGTTGGCCAGCTTGTGGCCGAGTTCGAACAGCGCAGCGGGCTGAAAATGCTATACAGCAACGACCTCGGTGAGAACGATCCTGACGATTCGGTGGCAGTTGCGCTGTTCCGGGTGTTGCAGGAAGCGCTAGCCAATATCGAGCGTCACGCTGCAGCGCAGTCGGTGCACATCAATCTGGACGGCGACGACGCGTCGGTGCGCCTGCGGGTGAGGGACGACGGAGTCGGCTTCAATCCGCGCCATCTCGACAGCATCAAGGGCGGCGGCATCGGTCTGCGTAACATCCGCGAACGGGTGGAACACTTCGGTGGTCGTTTCAGCCTGCTATCTGAATCCGGTGGCACCGAACTGGATGTCACCTTGCCGGCCCGGGCCGGCTGA
- a CDS encoding GGDEF domain-containing protein yields the protein MPRSPQRHKGLNRLIDQHPSPSVSARLDRLVRRIAVTCARFLVPLRLRARWQLLRYSATALGAIEERILISDFSGRLQFLNNQAEAMFGLSSREAPRYRLQELLPNLDPLAFDAANSTVDLCLEAVRLLQEGESRLFSITRRALHLAGELEPSGFVWVMRDITRERSAQAALVERERFWSEVLRAVPDTLYVQDLEAGKLLFSNSNLAARLGYSEEERGDDSNLFWRRISHPDDQEYIWRLLALRGSMIDGVVQESLLRWRHRDGKWHWFCVTEQVLTRNEQGKVQRLIGVARDVTANMEHSHSLRDSERRYRMLAGSLRDVVFTTDSSLRIDYISPSVQTVLGYSPEWAAQHGLDRVVAKPRQAARFYDLMRRVRDASVSPVELAKLGQTLQAQTLYFDCLAADGRSVAIELRMMLISDENNRFDGTLCIGRDVSEQRQAETALRRAATVFDHSTAAIVVTDPAGKIVQVNAAFVRITGYSVDEIRGELPMVLSADRQQANQMDYVHSQVLQTGSWEGEFWLKRKGGETYPCWIGITAVRDDENELVSYVCFFSDMSERKASEKRIHRLAYYDGLTQLPNRTLFQDRLHSSLQLAARRRGWVVLMFLDLDRFKPINDSLGHAAGDRMLKDVAVRLASCVDEDDTVARMGGDEFTFLLRPGGDRDEALSRAIHVAERVLGSLAEPFVLSGREFFVTASIGIALSPQDGNDISQLMKNADTAMYHAKERGKNNFQFYQAEMNASALERLELESDLRHALEQQQFVLHYQPQYLADGHTLTGVEALLRWQHPSRGLVPPGEFIPALEELGLIVEVGDWVIGEACRQIGNWEREGVVVPKVSVNLSARQFADGQLGQRIAGILAFSKIAPSRLELELTESILMQDVGGAMRMLDALKQLGPSIAIDDFGTGYSSLNYLKQFPIDVLKIDRSFVDGLPEGEQDGQIARAIIAMAHSLSLSVIAEGVETQAQLDFLREHGCDEVQGFYLGLPVPAAKLKASISNCKQQATVGQLEPGAAL from the coding sequence ATGCCGCGCTCGCCGCAACGCCACAAAGGACTTAATCGTTTGATCGATCAACATCCTTCCCCATCAGTGTCAGCCCGCCTCGACAGGCTTGTCCGCAGGATTGCTGTCACCTGTGCGCGCTTTCTTGTGCCGCTTCGCCTGCGCGCTCGTTGGCAACTGTTGCGCTATTCGGCGACGGCGCTCGGGGCGATCGAAGAGCGGATTCTGATCAGCGACTTCAGTGGCCGTCTGCAATTTCTCAACAACCAGGCCGAGGCAATGTTCGGCCTGAGTAGCCGCGAGGCTCCACGTTATCGTCTGCAGGAGCTGCTGCCGAATCTGGATCCCCTGGCGTTCGACGCGGCCAATTCGACGGTTGATCTGTGCCTTGAGGCCGTGCGACTGCTTCAGGAGGGGGAGAGCCGTCTCTTTTCGATCACGCGGCGGGCTTTGCACCTGGCGGGTGAGCTGGAGCCGTCTGGTTTTGTCTGGGTCATGCGCGATATCACGCGTGAGCGGTCGGCGCAGGCGGCACTGGTTGAGCGTGAACGGTTCTGGTCGGAGGTGCTGCGCGCAGTGCCGGACACCCTTTATGTCCAGGATCTGGAGGCCGGCAAGCTGCTGTTCAGCAACAGCAACCTGGCCGCGCGGCTGGGCTACAGCGAAGAAGAGCGCGGCGACGACAGCAACCTGTTCTGGCGACGCATCAGCCACCCGGACGATCAAGAGTACATCTGGCGGCTGCTGGCCCTTCGCGGTTCGATGATTGACGGCGTCGTGCAGGAGTCGTTACTGCGCTGGCGCCACCGTGACGGCAAATGGCATTGGTTCTGCGTGACTGAACAGGTCCTGACGCGCAATGAGCAGGGGAAGGTGCAGCGCTTGATTGGCGTGGCCCGGGATGTCACTGCGAACATGGAACACAGCCATTCCCTGCGTGATAGCGAACGTCGCTACCGGATGCTCGCCGGTAGCCTGCGCGATGTGGTCTTCACCACCGACAGTTCGCTGCGCATCGACTACATCAGCCCTTCGGTGCAGACCGTGCTTGGCTACAGCCCGGAGTGGGCGGCGCAGCATGGCCTGGATCGAGTGGTGGCCAAACCGCGCCAGGCGGCGCGCTTCTATGACCTGATGAGGCGGGTGCGCGATGCTTCGGTCAGCCCGGTTGAACTGGCTAAGCTGGGGCAGACCTTGCAGGCGCAAACCCTGTATTTCGACTGTCTCGCGGCCGATGGCCGGTCGGTCGCGATCGAGCTGCGGATGATGCTGATCTCCGACGAGAACAACCGGTTCGATGGAACCCTGTGCATTGGCCGGGATGTCAGCGAACAGCGCCAAGCCGAGACGGCATTGCGCCGCGCGGCGACCGTATTCGACCATTCCACGGCGGCCATCGTTGTCACCGATCCCGCCGGCAAGATCGTCCAGGTCAATGCGGCATTCGTCCGGATCACCGGCTACAGCGTCGACGAGATCAGAGGCGAGCTGCCGATGGTGCTCAGCGCCGACCGTCAGCAGGCCAATCAAATGGACTATGTGCACAGCCAGGTCCTGCAGACCGGCAGCTGGGAAGGGGAGTTCTGGCTCAAGCGCAAGGGTGGCGAGACTTACCCATGCTGGATCGGCATTACCGCCGTTCGCGACGATGAGAATGAGCTGGTGAGCTATGTCTGCTTTTTCAGCGACATGAGTGAGCGCAAGGCCAGCGAAAAGCGCATCCACCGGCTGGCCTATTACGACGGGCTGACTCAGCTGCCCAATCGCACGCTGTTTCAGGACCGTCTGCACAGCAGCCTGCAATTGGCCGCCCGGCGCCGTGGCTGGGTGGTGCTGATGTTTCTCGATCTGGATCGCTTCAAGCCAATCAACGATTCGCTCGGTCACGCCGCCGGTGACCGCATGCTCAAGGACGTCGCAGTGCGCCTGGCGTCGTGCGTTGATGAGGACGACACGGTGGCGCGCATGGGCGGCGATGAGTTCACCTTTCTGTTGCGCCCCGGTGGTGATCGCGACGAGGCGCTGAGCCGGGCAATCCATGTGGCTGAACGGGTCCTGGGCAGTCTCGCCGAACCGTTCGTGCTGTCTGGCCGAGAGTTCTTTGTCACCGCCAGCATTGGCATTGCCCTGAGCCCACAGGATGGCAACGACATCAGCCAGCTGATGAAAAATGCCGACACCGCGATGTATCACGCCAAAGAGCGCGGCAAAAACAATTTCCAGTTCTACCAGGCCGAGATGAATGCCAGCGCACTGGAGCGTCTGGAGCTGGAAAGCGATCTGCGCCACGCCCTCGAACAGCAACAGTTCGTGCTGCACTACCAGCCGCAATACCTCGCCGACGGCCATACGCTGACCGGTGTCGAGGCATTGCTGCGCTGGCAGCACCCGTCCCGTGGTCTGGTGCCGCCCGGCGAGTTCATTCCGGCGCTGGAGGAATTGGGGCTGATTGTCGAGGTAGGCGACTGGGTCATCGGCGAAGCCTGCCGGCAGATCGGAAACTGGGAGCGGGAGGGCGTGGTGGTGCCGAAGGTTTCGGTGAACCTTTCGGCCCGCCAGTTCGCCGATGGTCAGCTGGGTCAGCGCATCGCCGGGATTCTCGCGTTCAGCAAAATTGCACCGAGCCGGCTGGAGCTGGAGCTGACCGAGAGCATCCTGATGCAGGACGTCGGGGGCGCGATGCGCATGCTCGATGCGCTCAAGCAGCTCGGCCCCTCGATTGCCATCGACGATTTCGGCACCGGTTACTCTTCGTTGAACTACCTCAAGCAATTCCCCATCGATGTGCTGAAAATCGACCGCAGTTTCGTCGATGGTCTGCCCGAAGGCGAGCAGGATGGGCAGATAGCCCGAGCGATCATTGCCATGGCGCATAGCCTCAGTCTGTCGGTGATCGCCGAGGGCGTCGAAACCCAGGCGCAGCTGGACTTCCTTCGCGAGCATGGCTGCGACGAGGTGCAGGGTTTCTATCTCGGCCTGCCGGTGCCAGCGGCAAAGTTGAAAGCGTCAATTTCAAACTGCAAGCAGCAGGCCACAGTCGGCCAGCTAGAACCAGGGGCTGCGTTGTAA
- a CDS encoding DNA-binding response regulator has product MNPQACIKVALIDDHALVRDGIRALLMAVPELDVVGEAGSGAEALELLGRVTADVVLMDIGLKDVNGLELTQSLRQQFPGLRVLILSMYDNQEYVNTSVKVGASGYVLKDAPSREIIVAIQAIAAGGTYYSEGIAEKLASRSAEERELTPREREVLLMLAQGHNNKTMARTLQISVRTVETHRLSIRRKLDIDRPADLMKHAMVHGWLPGQH; this is encoded by the coding sequence ATGAACCCGCAAGCGTGTATCAAGGTGGCTTTGATCGACGACCATGCTTTGGTTCGGGACGGCATCCGCGCCTTGCTGATGGCCGTGCCCGAATTGGACGTGGTCGGCGAAGCTGGCAGCGGCGCCGAGGCGCTTGAGCTGCTGGGTCGTGTCACGGCCGATGTCGTGTTGATGGACATCGGGCTGAAGGATGTAAACGGTCTTGAACTGACGCAATCACTGCGCCAGCAGTTTCCCGGCTTGCGCGTGCTGATTCTGAGCATGTACGACAATCAGGAATACGTGAACACTTCAGTCAAGGTCGGCGCCAGCGGCTATGTACTGAAAGATGCGCCCTCACGGGAAATCATTGTCGCGATCCAAGCGATTGCCGCCGGAGGCACCTATTACAGCGAGGGTATCGCCGAGAAGCTGGCCAGCCGGAGCGCCGAGGAGCGCGAGCTCACGCCTCGTGAGCGTGAAGTGCTGCTGATGCTGGCCCAAGGGCATAACAACAAGACCATGGCGCGTACCCTGCAAATCAGCGTACGGACGGTCGAAACGCATCGCCTGAGCATTCGCCGCAAGCTGGATATCGACCGCCCGGCGGATCTGATGAAGCATGCAATGGTGCATGGCTGGCTCCCAGGGCAGCATTAA
- a CDS encoding isoprenylcysteine carboxylmethyltransferase family protein: MSHASVRMIPPPPLVYLAFMGGAWGASKWVPLDLPEHELVFYAGWVSIAVGIVLMLWSALEMHRYRTTINPYGKPSSLLQSGPFRFSRNPIYLADTFIYCGVGLLLNSVWPWLLLPLLVVCMQRTVIVHEEHLLMRLFGDDYRIYRRRVRRWL, translated from the coding sequence ATGAGCCACGCCTCTGTCAGAATGATTCCGCCTCCACCCCTGGTCTATCTGGCCTTCATGGGTGGTGCATGGGGGGCGTCGAAATGGGTGCCTCTCGACCTGCCTGAACACGAACTGGTGTTTTATGCCGGCTGGGTATCGATAGCGGTCGGCATCGTGCTGATGCTCTGGTCGGCGCTGGAAATGCATCGTTATCGCACCACTATCAACCCCTACGGCAAGCCGAGCAGTCTGTTGCAGAGCGGGCCGTTTCGTTTCTCGCGCAACCCGATTTATCTCGCCGACACCTTCATCTATTGCGGTGTTGGGCTGTTGCTCAACAGTGTCTGGCCGTGGTTGCTATTGCCCTTGTTGGTCGTTTGCATGCAACGCACCGTGATCGTTCACGAAGAGCACCTGCTGATGCGGCTGTTTGGTGACGACTATCGAATCTACCGACGGCGTGTCCGGCGGTGGCTCTGA